One genomic region from Strix aluco isolate bStrAlu1 chromosome 25, bStrAlu1.hap1, whole genome shotgun sequence encodes:
- the RNPEP gene encoding aminopeptidase B, producing the protein MAAWRADAASAGSAGAWSLRHLHLRLRVAFAAAGAGRLRGTARLELRCARDGAGPLLLDAHPSLAVRRAALLPPPGDPAGPAPQPLSVESRPFASYGSALRIALPRAPRAGQLLTLEIDYEAGEGPGVCWLAPEQTAGKQKPYMYTQGQAVLNRSFFPCFDTPSVKFTYSATVTVPEGFTAVMSATSWEKQKDNTFVFKMSQPIPSYLIALAVGDIVSADVGPRSRVWAEPCLIEAAKKEYDGVIEEFLTVGEKLFGPYVWGRYDILFMPPSFPFGGMENPCLTFVTPCLLAGDRSLVDVIIHEISHSWFGNLVTNATWGEFWLNEGFTMYAQRRISTEVYGSAYTCLEAATGRALLRQHMDNTGEDHPLNKLRVVIEPGVNPDDTYNETPYEKGYCFVSYLAHLVGDQNKFDAFLQAYVNQFKFQSITADDTLGFFLEYFPELKEKGVESIPGFEFDRWLNTPGWPPYLPDLSPGEQLMKPADELAELWAADSLNMEAIEAVDITAWRTYQLVYFLDQVLQKSPLPEGNVERLSNMYPKISKALNAELRLRWCQIVLKNNLEAEYSKVKDFLHSQGKQKYTLPLYRAMWGGSEAARALAMETFSATAPQLHVNVQNYVKKILGLEVAEA; encoded by the exons ATGGCCGCCTGGCGCGCGGACGCGGCCTCCGCCGGCAGCGCGGGCGCGTGGTCGCTGCGGCACCTGCACCTGCGGCTGCGCGTGGCCTtcgcggcggcgggcgcggggcggctgcGCGGGACCGCGCGGCTCGAGCTGCGCTGCGCGCGCGACGGGGCGGGGCCGCTGCTCCTGGACGCCCACCCCAGCCTGGCCGTGCGCCGCGCCGCGCTCCTGCCGCCCCCCGGGGACCCCGCGGGCCCCGCCCCGCAGCCGCTGTCCGTGGAGAGCCGCCCCTTCGCCAGCTACGGCAGCGCCCTGCGCATCGCCCTGCCCCGGGCCCCGCGCGCCGGGCAGCTCCTCACCCTCGAGATCGACTATGAGGCGGGCGAGGGGCCCGGG gTGTGCTGGCTCGCTCCCGAGCAGACGGCGGGGAAGCAGAAGCCCTACATGTACACGCAAGGCCAGGCCGTCCTCAACAGGTCCTTCTTCCCCTGCTTTGACACCCCGTCAGTCAAATTCACATATTCGGCCACAGTGACG GTCCCCGAGGGTTTCACGGCTGTGATGAGTGCCACGAgctgggagaagcagaaggataACACCTTCGTCTTCAAGATGTCCCAGCCGATCCCCTCCTACCTGATTGCTCTGGCTGTCGGGGACATTGTGTCTGCTGACGTTGGCCCAAG GAGCCGTGTCTGGGCCGAGCCCTGCCTGATCGAGGCTGCAAAGAAGGAGTACGATGGGGTGATTGAGGAGTTCCTGACGGTTGGAGAGAAGCTCTTTGGACCTTATGTTTGGGGCAG GTACGACATCCTGTTCATGCCACCCTCCTTCCCCTTCGGCGGGATGGAGAATCCCTGCCTCACCTTTGTGACGCCCTGCCTGCTGGCCGGGGACCGCTCCCTCGTGGACGTCATCATCCATGAGATCTCCCACAGCTGGTTTGGCAACCTGGTCACCAACGCCACGTGGGGCGAGTTTTGGCTGAACGAGGGTTTCACCATGTACGCCCAGAGGCGCATTTCCACCGAGGTCTACG GTTCAGCCTACACCTGCCTGGAggctgccacgggcagggccctgctgcgcCAGCACATGGACAACACGGGGGAGGACCATCCGCTCAACAAGCTGCGCGTGGTCATCGAGCCAG gtGTTAATCCGGATGACACGTACAATGAAACACCCTACGAGAAGGGGTACTGCTTTGTGAGCTACTTGGCCCATCTCGTGGGGGACCAGAACAAGTTTGATGCCTTCCTGCAG GCCTACGTGAACCAGTTCAAGTTCCAGAGCATCACTGCGGACGACACCCTCGGTTTCTTCCTGGAGTACTTCCCGGAGCTGAAGGAAAAGGGTGTGGAGTCCATCCCAG GCTTTGAGTTCGACCGCTGGCTGAACACGCCGGGCTGGCCCCCCTACCTGCCCGACCTCTCACCGGGGGAGCAGCTGATGAAGCCGGCAGATGAGCTGGCAGAGCTCTGGGCAGCCGACAGCTTGAACATGGAAGCGATTGAAGCTGTGGACATCACGGCCTGGAGGACCTACCAGCTGGTCTACTTCCTGGATCAGGTCCTGCAGAAATCCCCCCTGCCAGAAG GCAATGTGGAAAGGCTGAGCAACATGTACCCGAAGATTTCCAAGGCCCTGAACGCCGAGCTGCGACTGCGCTGGTGCCAGATTGTCCTCAAGAACAACCTCGAGGCTGAGTACAGCAAGGTCAAGGACTTCCTCCACAGCCAG GGGAAGCAGAAGTACACCCTGCCCCTCTACCGCGCCATGTGGGGCGGGTCGGAGGCAGCCCGGGCCCTGGCCATGGAGACCTTCTCCGCTACAGCCCCCCAACTCCACGTCAACGTCCAGAACTACGTCAAGAAGATCCTGGGCTTGGAGGTGGCAGAGGCCTAG